The Henckelia pumila isolate YLH828 chromosome 2, ASM3356847v2, whole genome shotgun sequence genome includes a window with the following:
- the LOC140877570 gene encoding uncharacterized protein, giving the protein MTSRRGNNTNTNTNSANNNHSDCGPDSENNQNNQFLAGLTALLQEQSRAQGAQIQQLLQVQTANAGNNHPAANQNPIYKRFLELGPPEFKGETDPLIAEQWFQAMETAFEFMQITDADRLRCATYMFRDDARVWWNGAKAALNLTTLTWNGFKDVFYGKYFTVSTRNRLAREFLEIRQGNMSIAEYVKKFERGRYFVPMISGEPAEELKHFTEGLNAFIRKDVRLSGAKNYKDAVDQAMLSEKDRNDIIRESQEKRSSYQNRDQQGNANRKRPYQAPPQHRPYQQQQHRPQGQKQLALPAPKPAIAPTACQKCEKLHSGQCMAGTGVCFLYKKPGHYRKDCPQSKEPVRGRVFAMAHDQVDPNTAIVTVPDKSISRFSISLPSGEELSSDLIVRGCSIQMQGHELYADLIILKMSDFDVIFGMDWLSCYEATIDCFLASVTCDQELPRSKLEDVEVVRDFPEVFPDDIAGLPPAREVEFGIELMPGTQPASKAPYRLAPTEMKELKEQLQELLNKGFIRPSISPWGAPIAFLGHIVSVKGIEVDPAKIEAIKNWVTPKNATEIRSFLGLAGYYRRFIQDFSKIALPLTSLTRKSVKFEWSNQCEKSFLVLKKKLMTAPVLAIPEGTGRFVIYTDASKSGLGAVLMQDGKVIAYAS; this is encoded by the exons ATGACATCACGTAGGGGAAACAACACCAATACCAACACCAATTCTGCAAACAACAACCATAGTGATTGCGGGCCAGATAGTgagaacaatcaaaacaaccAGTTTTTGGCGGGATTAACTGCTCTGCTTCAAGAGCAAAGCCGTGCTCAGGGAGCTCAAATCCAACAGTTGCTTCAAGTCCAGACAGCTAATGCTGGAAATAACCATCCTGCAGCTAATCAGAACCCTATCTACAAAAGGTTCTTAGAGTTGGGACCACCTGAGTTCAAAGGAGAGACTGATCCTTTGATAGCGGAACAATGGTTCCAAGCTATGGAGACTGCTTTTGAATTCATGCAGATCACGGATGCGGATAGATTGAGATGTGCTACCTATATGTTCCGTGATGACGCTCGTGTTTGGTGGAATGGAGCCAAAGCAGCGTTGAACCTAACCACCCTtacttggaatggattcaaggATGTGTTCTACGGTAAATATTTCACGGTGAGCACCCGAAACAGGTTGGCTAGAGAGTTTTTGGAGATCCGTCAAGGAAACATGTCAATTGCGGAGTATGTAAAGAAGTTTGAAAGGGGAAGATACTTTGTACCGATGATTTCTGGTGAACCTGCTGAAGAGTTGAAACATTTCACAGAAGGATTGAATGCCTTCATCAGAAAGGATGTTAGACTAAGTGGAGCGAAAAATTACAAAGATGCGGTGGATCAGGCCATGCTGTCCGAAAAGGACAGAAACGACATTATCAGAGAGTCACAAGAAAAAAGATCTAGTTATCAGAATCGGGACCAACAAGGAAATGCTAACAGAAAGAGACCGTACCAAGCCCCACCCCAACACCGACCATACCAACAGCAGCAGCATCGACCTCAGGGGCAGAAACAATTGGCTCTACCAGCACCAAAACCGGCGATTGCACCAACAGCTTGTCAAAAATGTGAAAAACTTCACTCAGGTCAATGCATGGCAGGGACTGGAGTATGTTTCCTTTACAAAAAGCCAGGGCACTATCGAAAAGATTGCCCTCAATCCAAAGAACCAGTAAGAGGACGAGTTTTTGCAATGGCACATGATCAAGTGGATCCGAATACAGCTATAGTTACAG TACCGGATAAGTCAATATCGAGATTTAGTATATCCTTGCCTTCAGGGGAAGAATTGAGTAGTGATTTGATCGTCAGAGGATGCAGTATACAGATGCAAGGTCATGAGTTGTATGCTGATCTTATTATCCTCAAAATGTCGGACTTTGACGTGATATttggtatggattggttgtcttgTTACGAGGCTACCATAGACT GTTTCCTCGCAAGTGTCACTTGCGACCAAGAATTACCTCGATCGAAACTTGAAGACGTCGAGGTAGTGAGAGATTTCCCAGAAgtatttcctgatgatattgcaggattacctccagctaGGGAGGTAGAATTTGGGATTGAATTAATGCCCGGAACCCAACCAGCTTCCAAAGCACCATACAGATTAGCACCGACTGaaatgaaagaattgaaggagcaactaCAAGAGCTACTCAACAAAGGCTTTATTAGACCGAgtatatcgccttggggtgcaccg ATTGCATTTTTGGGTCACATAGTTTCGGTtaagggaatagaggttgatccagcaaagatagaagcaattaaaaattgggTTACTCCAAAGAATGCTACAGAGATACGGAGTTTCTTGGGATTAGCGGGTTACTATAGGAGATTCATTCAGGATTTCTCCAAGATAGCGCTGCCACTAACGTCATTAACTCGCAAAAGTGTGAAGTTTGAATGGTCTAATCAGTGTGAGAAAAGCTTTTTAGTGttaaagaaaaagttgatgacAGCACCAGTACTAGCCATACCAGAAGGAACAGGTCGATTCGTAATTTATACAGATGCTTCCAAGAGTGGATTAGGGGCTGTCTTGATGCAAGATGGAAAGGTGATAGCATATGCTTCatga